A DNA window from Polyodon spathula isolate WHYD16114869_AA chromosome 18, ASM1765450v1, whole genome shotgun sequence contains the following coding sequences:
- the LOC121294110 gene encoding quinone oxidoreductase-like protein 2 isoform X2: MMIARYGFQTVPERIFRQLLRGPSVGESSSINRVSSQQHRTYRAAVCAELKKPLVLQDLQATELKPAEVRVSVHCCGVNFADILACQGLYQEKPPLPFTPGKYYYCPLSCV; the protein is encoded by the exons ATGATGATAGCACGTTATGGATTTCAGACAGTTCCGGAACGGATTTTTAGACAACTCTTAAG AGGTCCTAGTGTTGGAGAGTCTTCATCTATCAACAGAGTTTCATCACAACAGCATCGCACATATCGAGCTGCAGTATGTGCAGAGCTGAAGAAACCTCTGGTTCTGCAGGATCTACAAGCAACTGAACTCAAGCCTGCTGAG GTGAGGGTGTCTGTCCATTGCTGTGGGGTGAACTTTGCTGATATACTGGCATGTCAGGGACTGTACCAAGAGAAGCCCCCACTGCCCTTCACTCCAGGTAAGTACTATTACTGTCCACTGTCATGTGTCTAG
- the LOC121294110 gene encoding quinone oxidoreductase-like protein 2 isoform X1: MMIARYGFQTVPERIFRQLLRRGPSVGESSSINRVSSQQHRTYRAAVCAELKKPLVLQDLQATELKPAEVRVSVHCCGVNFADILACQGLYQEKPPLPFTPGKYYYCPLSCV, translated from the exons ATGATGATAGCACGTTATGGATTTCAGACAGTTCCGGAACGGATTTTTAGACAACTCTTAAG AAGAGGTCCTAGTGTTGGAGAGTCTTCATCTATCAACAGAGTTTCATCACAACAGCATCGCACATATCGAGCTGCAGTATGTGCAGAGCTGAAGAAACCTCTGGTTCTGCAGGATCTACAAGCAACTGAACTCAAGCCTGCTGAG GTGAGGGTGTCTGTCCATTGCTGTGGGGTGAACTTTGCTGATATACTGGCATGTCAGGGACTGTACCAAGAGAAGCCCCCACTGCCCTTCACTCCAGGTAAGTACTATTACTGTCCACTGTCATGTGTCTAG